ATTACAGCAGAGCAATGTACAGCGAAGTATATACTTGTTACACATGGTCACCACGATCATTTAGGGGATACAATTAAAATAGCGAAGAAGAACAATGCTCTTGTTATCGCTCCTTTTGAGATAACACAATATGTTTCAGCCCATGGTGTCAAAAATGTAGATCCAATGAACATTGGAGGGAGCCGCCATTTTGACTTTGGAGAGGTTAAAATGGTATTGGCTACGCACAGTTCTTCTATTGTGGAGGGAGATAAAATTATTTATGCAGGGAATCCGTGCGGCTATGTTTTAAAAATTGATGGTTTCAACATCTACCACGCTGGAGATACAGGCTTATTCCTTAATATGGAATTGATAGGAGGTCAAACGTGGATTGATGTTGCTATCCTTCCAATTGGCGGTACTTATACTATGGATATTCATGATGCTGTTGTAGCCACAAAGTTTATTCATCCAACAGCAGTTATTCCCATGCATTATAATACCTGGGATGAAATAAAAGTGGATTTAGAAGAATTTAGAAAGGGCATAGAAAACGAAACTAATGCAAAATGTATTATTCTAAAACCTGGCGAGGGATATTAAGGTACGAACTTTTTATATTCAGAGCTGTCTAAAATATAAAAGGAGGCGGCAATGAAAAAATTATCAATTGTGTTTATTGTCTTTTGTATGGTATTTTCTTTCATTAGTTTTGTTAGAGCCAACGATAATATGGAAGTGAAAGTTGTAACGGATAAAACAGATTATCTTCTCGGAGAACCTGTAAAGATTACCTATACGATAACTAACAACAGCGATAGTCCACTCCGTTTTACTTTTAATACATCACAGATTTATGACTTTTCTATCGTAAATTATGGTCAGGGTACATTGGTTTATAGATGGTCTAAAGGCAAAACATTTGCTCAAGTAATAACATATCTTGAAATTCCCGCATACAGCAATAAAGAGTTTACTGCAGTCTGGAATCAAAAGAATAATGCAGGCAAAGCCGTTACCGTTGGAGGCTATAAAGTA
This region of Caldisericota bacterium genomic DNA includes:
- a CDS encoding metal-dependent hydrolase, encoding MRSKIIYFGHSAFGIGMDKERIVIDPFLDENPLSPITAEQCTAKYILVTHGHHDHLGDTIKIAKKNNALVIAPFEITQYVSAHGVKNVDPMNIGGSRHFDFGEVKMVLATHSSSIVEGDKIIYAGNPCGYVLKIDGFNIYHAGDTGLFLNMELIGGQTWIDVAILPIGGTYTMDIHDAVVATKFIHPTAVIPMHYNTWDEIKVDLEEFRKGIENETNAKCIILKPGEGY